A single genomic interval of Heliangelus exortis chromosome 11, bHelExo1.hap1, whole genome shotgun sequence harbors:
- the SNX22 gene encoding sorting nexin-22 isoform X2 encodes MIDVSIPAAEPPAAARSPDKGHTVFRVEVLCNGRRHTVAKRYSEFQALHKRIKKTCKVPDFPPRHVPNWVPKVLEQRRQGLELYIQGVLYHNKELPQDVLDFLKVRHGQQDSKASSLSPCQLPSQRPVLSFCTDPYVRPPAIDLLPNTVLRGVLQGLYLPPSPTAPQAPGPPGS; translated from the exons ATGATCGACGTCTCTATCCCAGCGGCGGAGCCTCCAGCGGCAGCGCGGAGCCCTGACAAGGGGCACACG GTATTCAGGGTGGAGGTGCTCTGCAATGGTCGGCGGCACACGGTGGCCAAGCGCTACAGCGAGTTCCAGGCACTGCACAAGAGG ATCAAGAAGACCTGTAAGGTCCCTGACTTTCCACCTCGCCATGTCCCCAACTGGGTGCCCAAAGTGCTGGAGCAGCGCCGGCAGGGTCTGGAGCTTTATATCCAG GGTGTCCTCTACCACAACAAGGAGCTGCCCCAGGATGTGCTGGACTTCCTGAAGGTGCggcatggccagcaggactcCAAGGCCAGCAGCCTCTC cccctgccagctGCCTTCCCAGCGGCCGGTCCTCAGCTTCTGCACTGACCCCTATGTGCGGCCACCGGCCATAG ACCTGCTTCCCAACACTGTGCTCAGGGGTGTGCTGCAGGGCCTCTACCTGCCCCCCAGCCCAacagcacctcaagctcctgGCCCACCAGGCTCCTGA
- the SNX22 gene encoding sorting nexin-22 isoform X1, whose translation MIDVSIPAAEPPAAARSPDKGHTVFRVEVLCNGRRHTVAKRYSEFQALHKRIKKTCKVPDFPPRHVPNWVPKVLEQRRQGLELYIQGVLYHNKELPQDVLDFLKVRHGQQDSKASSLSSPCQLPSQRPVLSFCTDPYVRPPAIDLLPNTVLRGVLQGLYLPPSPTAPQAPGPPGS comes from the exons ATGATCGACGTCTCTATCCCAGCGGCGGAGCCTCCAGCGGCAGCGCGGAGCCCTGACAAGGGGCACACG GTATTCAGGGTGGAGGTGCTCTGCAATGGTCGGCGGCACACGGTGGCCAAGCGCTACAGCGAGTTCCAGGCACTGCACAAGAGG ATCAAGAAGACCTGTAAGGTCCCTGACTTTCCACCTCGCCATGTCCCCAACTGGGTGCCCAAAGTGCTGGAGCAGCGCCGGCAGGGTCTGGAGCTTTATATCCAG GGTGTCCTCTACCACAACAAGGAGCTGCCCCAGGATGTGCTGGACTTCCTGAAGGTGCggcatggccagcaggactcCAAGGCCAGCAGCCTCTC cagcccctgccagctGCCTTCCCAGCGGCCGGTCCTCAGCTTCTGCACTGACCCCTATGTGCGGCCACCGGCCATAG ACCTGCTTCCCAACACTGTGCTCAGGGGTGTGCTGCAGGGCCTCTACCTGCCCCCCAGCCCAacagcacctcaagctcctgGCCCACCAGGCTCCTGA